Proteins found in one Lachancea thermotolerans CBS 6340 chromosome C complete sequence genomic segment:
- a CDS encoding uncharacterized protein (conserved hypothetical protein): MQNPQYSGVMGQSTLRNNMVRTVPSPNQITMIPVPHLQAHKGEKRTLRNTSPLRKSQDFEGSKPTNTGKSGAGANGHSNSRQRWVDVKIIDDIKCPTSNSEKPRYLTVPGKFDVKRGRSGLIIGSSSRVAYYRLAEVPFQGKNTKNELLRSIIDAAQPGFFRKQPIGVSDDPKYLVSTLKELPNAVHEYADRVSGFTLKNSKANPLARLALQESAEVNESVDLSFDGKAMNKSDIFKMVDSFSLFPDDDTDEDEAPHFHMGSILPPEITNSTVPDL, from the coding sequence ATGCAAAACCCACAATACAGCGGTGTAATGGGACAAAGTACCCTTAGAAACAACATGGTACGCACCGTGCCATCTCCAAATCAGATCACAATGATTCCGGTGCCCCATCTTCAGGCTCATAAAGGCGAAAAGCGAACATTGCGAAACACTAGCCCGCTACGGAAATCTCAAGATTTCGAAGGAAGCAAGCCCACAAATACAGGAAAGTCAGGAGCGGGAGCTAACGGGCATAGCAATTCGAGGCAGCGGTGGGTAGACGTGAAAATCATTGATGACATAAAATGCCCTACCTCAAATTCCGAAAAACCTAGATATTTGACGGTACCCGGTAAATTTGATGtcaaaagaggaagatCGGGCCTTATAATAGGAAGCAGTTCGAGAGTGGCTTACTACAGGCTTGCGGAAGTCCCATTCCAGGGGAAAAATACTAAgaatgagcttttgaggaGTATAATCGACGCTGCGCAACCTGGGTTCTTCAGGAAACAACCAATAGGCGTCTCGGACGACCCCAAATACCTGGTGAGTACTCTAAAGGAGCTGCCGAATGCTGTACACGAGTACGCAGACCGAGTGAGCGGGTTTACTTTAAAGAATTCCAAGGCCAATCCCCTCGCCAGATtagctcttcaagaatccGCCGAAGTCAACGAAAGTGTTGATCTAAGTTTTGACGGTAAGGCGATGAACAAAAGTGACATCTTCAAGATGGTGGACTCTTTCTCGTTGTTTCCAGATGACGATActgacgaagacgaagcCCCTCATTTCCACATGGGGTCTATTTTGCCACCAGAAATCACCAACAGCACAGTACCGGACCTTTGA
- the RIT1 gene encoding tRNA A64-2'-O-ribosylphosphate transferase (similar to uniprot|P23796 Saccharomyces cerevisiae YMR283C RIT1 Modifies initiator methionine tRNA to distinguish it from elongator methionine tRNA Initiator methionine tRNA 2'-O-ribosyl phosphate transferase), which yields MELTSDQTINFLNREIKKEYRSLRNRLQSIVFDHKFLDEQVKAVFPDYPIIPNERCGVWYCDPKDYLQTSYFKSTDGHTNQWDFSLRRLNFHLLPALAASGGIVVVDSTRRGKRMPDALSKTVPIWCAVLNSLLLEYQGLEGEVLFCPPQTVSEFEFERIKSRIPDLVAKFKKMNILTGADIDRLFKGKILRPLWVFPGASLLSSQRDPFTGEVLSQKWHTAELENFIPVVLCTVSYQCQDGVDKRHGFTYVQGAADDHELWAQGLTAELFWKHISILSNINLSDQELESFVEDKIHPQEPNSAENGLSLDQILYTDILTEELHLGKISSNVHLGEHLVKELRLKYSLVIILSNTVTLSEDEAAIKIFKLQSECKKSSKALRTELIKICPLAEAYLPNSLPMLVCCNTGKDMSVCVSLAILCRNYNVGSWDLNVQQSIHKIDIKKHLSKIITKLEGRNVNPPRASLNSVNAYLM from the coding sequence ATGGAGCTTACTAGCGATCAAACTATCAATTTCCTCAATAGGGAAATTAAAAAAGAGTATAGGTCCCTGCGAAATCGTCTTCAAAGCATCGTATTTGACCATAAATTTCTCGATGAGCAGGTTAAGGCCGTATTTCCAGACTATCCCATTATACCAAACGAGAGATGCGGAGTTTGGTACTGCGATCCCAAAGATTACTTGCAAACAAGCTATTTCAAATCAACCGATGGTCATACTAATCAATGGGATTTTAGCCTCAGGCGGCTGAATTTCCATTTACTTCCAGCGCTCGCTGCAAGTGGAGGGATAGTAGTGGTTGACAGCACCAGAAGAGGCAAACGTATGCCGGATGCTTTAAGCAAAACGGTTCCTATCTGGTGTGCGGTTCTCAATTCACTTCTTTTAGAGTATCAAGGGCTCGAGGGCGAAGTGCTTTTTTGTCCTCCCCAAACGGTTTCTGAGTTTGAGTTTGAACGTATCAAATCCCGAATTCCGGATTTAGTAgcaaaattcaagaaaatgaacaTTCTCACAGGTGCAGACATTGACCGATTATTCAAGGGGAAAATTCTACGCCCTTTATGGGTATTTCCGGGTGCTTCTTTACTGAGCTCACAAAGAGACCCATTCACGGGCGAAGTGCTCTCACAAAAATGGCACACAGCAGAATTAGAGAACTTTATACCGGTTGTACTTTGCACTGTGAGTTACCAATGTCAAGACGGCGTAGACAAACGGCACGGGTTTACATACGTTCAAGGTGCGGCTGATGACCATGAGCTATGGGCTCAAGGTTTGACAGCAGAATTATTTTGGAAACATATTAGCATTTTAAGCAATATTAACCTGAGtgatcaagagcttgaaagttttgttgaagacaAGATTCATCCCCAAGAACCAAACTCTGCTGAAAATGGCCTCTCTCTTGATCAAATCCTATACACAGACATACTTACTGAAGAATTGCACCTTGGCAAGATTTCAAGCAATGTCCATCTCGGTGAACACCTCGTCAAAGAACTGAGGCTCAAATATTCTTTAGTGATTATCCTCAGCAACACGGTCACCTTATCAGAAGACGAGGCTGCaatcaaaatcttcaagttgCAGAGCGAGTGTAAAAAAAGTTCCAAAGCGCTTCGAACTGAGCTGATAAAAATATGCCCTCTTGCTGAAGCATATCTACCCAATTCCCTGCCGATGTTGGTATGCTGTAACACTGGAAAGGACATGTCAGTGTGCGTTTCGCTCGCTATACTATGCAGAAACTACAATGTTGGGAGTTGGGACTTAAACGTACAGCAAAGCATTCACAAGATTGATATTAAGAAGcacctttcaaaaatcataACAAAACTTGAGGGCAGAAATGTTAATCCACCAAGGGCATCGCTCAACAGTGTCAACGCATATTTAATGTAA
- the MRPL33 gene encoding mitochondrial 54S ribosomal protein uL30m (similar to uniprot|P20084 Saccharomyces cerevisiae YMR286W MRPL33 Mitochondrial ribosomal protein of the large subunit) has protein sequence MVFYKITLSRSTIGLPKATKSVVSSLGLGKTGSVVYRQVTPSIAGSIAKVKEVVRVEVTEHALTKEQQRELRKSNPGFTVEKRV, from the coding sequence ATGGTTTTTTATAAGATTACACTTTCGAGATCAACTATAGGGCTTCCGAAAGCAACCAAAAGCGTTGTGTCGAGTCTCGGCTTGGGAAAGACAGGCTCTGTAGTTTACCGTCAGGTAACCCCATCGATTGCCGGTTCAATCGCCAAGGTCAAGGAGGTCGTGAGAGTCGAAGTCACAGAGCATGCTCTCACGAAGGAGCAGCAAAGGGAGCTCAGGAAATCAAACCCGGGCTTCACTGTGGAAAAGAGAGTGTAA
- the DSS1 gene encoding exoribonuclease II (similar to uniprot|P39112 Saccharomyces cerevisiae YMR287C MSU1 RNase component of the mitochondrial degradosome along with the ATP-dependent RNA helicase Suv3p the degradosome associates with the ribosome and mediates turnover of aberrant or unprocessed RNAs): MIELISGSMDFTQQKTMVRHFHRALRALKKSPETLKSLDNIPGPAKFVYQRPGQLEPGVEIKQLSHIQKGLDERFYNQHFLPSKNWCRDNAVNWANMKDYLNMDLTSLSSKQRADMNDSLKPEVFDSESGTFRMHPSHLLDSSLKIGDLVLLRSDPSQLCMCVEVPTEVTNPSYAFATIDGHIRFGERNMILLRIPSFHKAAAKYLIKEEVPFLNTRIGAVKDSPEKTFMLSIVARQLYTSYVPFEITKAAWNRMGVTTKKLELLHRFLQRSTGPWQMSIFKLCELVALLDIDKCQSSSTGSYIEGILKEAGMFRDAHPIESFSGRSLKSIDASDFLATYWSLVQQQEHNLWGQIHSHRAMLTPISVTVLPLTSHHLYYKEVLKELKKDNYAALESFAKLINTGERNSAKLQYPQISRLLRDYAAGNFHNNGPIITIVSKLFRKLDKYQNNDITRDLCHEFLQELTCESIPNPQLLSNEIRSPSTSERAVLEQKIYDLALPNQNDDISRRHDFGKMNVYCIDSETAHEIDDGISIEATGENAYTLHIHIADPVSLFSNSQEGSFSKEIWNIALQRGFTSYLPDCVTPMLPKSYSKAGDLGKDGIASKTLSFSVDIRCRKNNVEILEETFSVKLGLVSQFPRVTYKVVDRILGLEQDASQQTQELRTLHKIALLLRSKRVKEQNAIIFGEGFNRGLVKLMPTQTNTATALSFEDQEETASTVLVSEIMILANTMAGKFFRDRGIPGVFRCYKGLQLKDNARQGYNSLRDMMHSQKFPSAKDIAKLSSLLNSSFYSARAEKHEMIGAPAYLPVTSPLRRFADLVNHWQLHCYLAGFPLKFSEDQVSDLAWHIQSRDVVLRKAARDSASFWTLVHLKSQQELNPSRRLSVMVTSVPRLGVVRCVLPELSTARGILKLKPEASSTVAIGDVVHNCRITRLDCLDSIMELEMQ, from the coding sequence ATGATCGAGCTCATCTCCGGTAGCATGGACTTCACTCAACAGAAAACCATGGTCAGACATTTTCATAGAGCACTTAGGGCGCTCAAAAAAAGCCCTGAGACTCTAAAAAGTCTTGACAACATTCCTGGTCCAGCGAAATTTGTTTATCAGCGGCCAGGTCAGCTTGAGCCTGGTGTTGAAATTAAACAGCTTTCGCATATCCAAAAAGGGCTTGACGAGCGCTTTTACAACCAGCACtttcttccttcaaaaaactggtGCAGAGACAATGCTGTTAATTGGGCGAATATGAAAGACTACTTGAATATGGATTTGACTTCCCTTtcctcaaaacaaagagcgGACATGAATGATTCTTTGAAGCCTGAAGTGTTTGATAGTGAGAGCGGCACATTTCGAATGCACCCTAGCCACCTCTTGGACTCTTCACTAAAGATTGGTGACTTGGTTCTACTGCGGTCAGATCCTTCACAGCTGTGCATGTGTGTTGAAGTACCGACAGAGGTAACAAATCCAAGTTATGCATTTGCAACTATAGACGGACACATCAGGTTTGGTGAGCGAAATATGATACTTCTAAGGATACCCTCTTTCCAtaaagcagcagcaaaataTCTAATCAAGGAAGAAGTTCCATTTCTCAATACACGCATAGGAGCCGTAAAGGACAGCCCAGAAAAGACATTCATGCTCTCGATTGTTGCGCGCCAGCTTTATACCTCTTACGTTCCTTTCGAGATAACGAAAGCAGCATGGAACCGAATGGGCGTAACAACCAAGAAACTGGAACTCTTACACAGGTTCCTACAGCGTTCTACAGGGCCTTGGCAAATGTCAATATTCAAACTTTGTGAATTGGTGGCACTATTAGACATTGATAAGTGTCAGTCTTCTTCTACTGGCTCTTATATTGAGGGAATCCTGAAAGAGGCTGGTATGTTTAGGGACGCGCATCCCATAGAATCTTTTTCAGGTCGATCTCTTAAAAGCATAGATGCCTCTGACTTTTTAGCCACTTACTGGTCTTTGGTACAGCAACAGGAGCACAACCTATGGGGCCAAATTCATTCACATAGAGCAATGTTAACACCTATTTCTGTGACAGTGCTGCCACTAACGTCGCATCATCTTTACTacaaagaagttttgaaagaactcaagAAAGATAATTACGCGGCTTTAGAATCTTTCGCAAAGCTTATCAACACAGGGGAACGTAATTCTGCTAAACTACAGTACCCGCAAATAAGTCGACTTTTGAGAGATTACGCTGCAGGCAATTTCCACAATAATGGGCCTATAATAACTAttgtttcaaaactttTCAGGAAACTAGATAAATATCAAAACAACGACATTACAAGGGACTTATGTCATGAGTTTCTACAAGAGCTAACTTGCGAGTCAATTCCAAACCCACAGCTCTTAAGCAACGAAATACGCTCGCCCTCGACCTCAGAAAGAGCAGTTCTGGAGCAGAAAATATATGATCTTGCATTACCAAACCAAAATGATGATATATCACGGCGCCACGACTTTGGGAAGATGAATGTTTATTGCATTGATTCTGAGACAGCTCACGAAATCGACGACGGCATATCTATAGAGGCAACGGGCGAAAACGCCTACACCCTGCATATTCATATCGCAGACCCTGTTTCACTATTTTCAAACTCGCAAGAGggctctttttcgaaggAAATTTGGAACATAGCTCTTCAGAGAGGCTTCACTTCTTACCTGCCTGATTGTGTCACGCCAATGCTTCCTAAAAGTTATTCCAAAGCCGGCGACTTGGGAAAAGATGGCATTGCATCAAAGACGCTTTCATTCTCGGTTGATATCAGGTGCAGAAAGAACAACGTGGagattcttgaagaaactttCAGTGTAAAATTGGGGCTTGTTTCGCAGTTTCCTCGAGTTACGTACAAGGTCGTGGACAGGATACTTGGCCTTGAACAAGACGCAAGTCAACAAACTCAAGAGCTGAGAACGTTGCACAAGATTGCACTTTTGCTGCGTTCGAAGAGAGTAAAGGAGCAGAATGCTATAATTTTTGGCGAGGGCTTCAATCGGGGCCTTGTGAAACTCATGCCAACCCAAACCAACACTGCAACCGCACTCAGCTTcgaagaccaagaagagaCTGCATCGACGGTTTTGGTGTCGGAAATCATGATCTTGGCCAATACCATGGCGGGCAAGTTTTTCAGAGACAGGGGCATCCCTGGCGTGTTTCGCTGTTATAAAGGCCTCCAACTCAAGGATAACGCACGCCAAGGTTACAACTCTTTGCGTGATATGATGCACTCGCAGAAATTCCCGTCTGCAAAGGACATTGCTAAGCTCTCGTCTTTACTAAACTCGAGTTTTTATAGCGCTCGAGCTGAGAAACATGAAATGATTGGAGCACCTGCATACCTTCCCGTAACGTCGCCCTTGAGACGTTTTGCAGACTTGGTGAATCATTGGCAGCTACACTGCTACCTCGCTGGGTTTCCCTTGAAGTTCTCAGAAGACCAGGTTTCAGACTTAGCATGGCACATACAGTCGCGAGACGTGGTTTTACGCAAGGCTGCGAGGGACTCGGCTTCCTTTTGGACTTTGGTGCATTTGAAGTCTCAGCAAGAGCTCAACCCCTCTCGCCGACTCTCTGTTATGGTCACCTCAGTTCCTCGACTCGGGGTGGTCCGATGTGTCCTTCCGGAATTGAGTACTGCTAGAGGCATTCTTAAACTCAAGCCCGAAGCTTCGTCTACTGTCGCTATCGGCGATGTCGTGCATAACTGTAGGATCACCAGGCTTGACTGTTTAGACAGCATTATGGAGCTGGAAATGCAGTGA
- the NGL2 gene encoding RNA exonuclease (similar to uniprot|Q03264 Saccharomyces cerevisiae YMR285C), which yields MEEERLADKVNTQIKQDKERHSGEKGHKSKKKGEKPPKVSPEHIAEVRAQREAAKKKKREDMIARGLDPDFPPDLQFIHRPMLSLNPSENANGFVFKLMTYNCLAQALIRRKLFPTSGNALKWFKRSRVLLNEFMHYNSDVLCLQEVDYIQYQSFWKEEFEKLGYESQFHRHGTKNHGIAIVWKRDMFTMVDKMLIDYDKEPSGALEPRTTTKNVGLAIALGFTKKVLAKYPGSSKRGIIVGTTHLFWHPFGTFERTRQCYVMLNKMKEFMHRINVLQDKGATQENLWYPFFCGDFNSQPFDTPYLSVSSKPVTYKGRAKTVIECSTSYTFSKARDGEECDDEEGGNIEKFGDGQPEHPVPEKFSATEEQKGLVESMASLHNSLDMRGISIYSVGYKHVHAENAGLDNNFNEPEISNWAETWRGLLDYIFFIKKWDFSDKASPEELEAFQDENGIKIRGLLRMPPAKEMPNHGQPHEGEYGSDHLSMMCELELKI from the coding sequence ATGGAGGAAGAAAGACTGGCTGACAAGGTCAATACGCAAATCAAGCAAGATAAAGAGAGGCACTCTGGCGAGAAGGGCCAcaagtcaaagaagaagggcgAGAAGCCTCCCAAGGTTAGTCCAGAGCATATTGCGGAGGTGAGGGCGCAGCGAGAAGCagccaagaaaaagaagagggaGGACATGATAGCGCGCGGACTTGATCCAGACTTCCCGCCTGACCTGCAATTTATACATAGACCTATGCTTTCTCTCAACCCGAGTGAAAACGCAAACGGgtttgttttcaagctcatgACTTACAACTGTTTGGCGCAGGCCCTGATCCGCAGAAAACTGTTTCCCACTAGCGGTAATGCGTTGAAATGGTTCAAGCGCTCGAGAGTTCTGCTTAACGAGTTCATGCACTACAACTCTGATGTGCTATGTCTGCAGGAGGTTGATTACATTCAGTATCAATCATTCTGGAAGGAAGAATTCGAGAAGCTAGGGTATGAATCTCAGTTTCACCGTCATGGCACCAAAAACCATGGCATAGCCATTGTTTGGAAACGTGACATGTTCACAATGGTTGACAAGATGTTAATAGATTATGACAAAGAACCTTCAGGTGCTCTTGAGCCTAGGACTACAACGAAGAACGTTGGGCTGGCTATTGCGCTGGGCTTCACAAAAAAGGTCTTGGCAAAGTACCCAGGTTCATCAAAACGTGGAATAATTGTGGGAACCACTCATCTTTTCTGGCATCCGtttggaacttttgaaagaactaGACAGTGCTATGTCATGCTgaacaaaatgaaagagTTCATGCATCGCATCAACGTCCTACAAGACAAGGGAGCGACTCAGGAGAACTTGTGGTATCCCTTTTTCTGTGGCGATTTCAATTCCCAACCATTCGATACACCTTATCtatcagtttcttcaaagccaGTTACCTACAAAGGCAGAGCTAAGACAGTCATTGAATGCAGCACTTCATATACATTCTCCAAAGCTCGCGACGGAGAAGAGTgtgatgatgaagaaggtgGGaatattgagaaatttGGAGACGGTCAACCAGAACATCCCGTTCCTGAAAAGTTCTCTGCAACTGAAGAGCAAAAAGGCCTGGTGGAGAGCATGGCCTCCCTCCATAACTCATTAGACATGAGGGGTATTTCTATCTATTCGGTTGGGTACAAGCATGTCCACGCCGAGAACGCAGGCTTGGACAATAACTTTAATGAGCCAGAAATATCTAATTGGGCTGAAACTTGGAGGGGTTTGTTGGATTACATCTTTTTTATCAAGAAGTGGGATTTCTCGGATAAGGCGAGCCccgaagagcttgaagctttcCAAGATGAGAACGGTATCAAAATTCGAGGTCTCTTGAGGATGCCGCCAGCTAAAGAAATGCCTAACCATGGGCAACCTCATGAGGGTGAATATGGAAGTGACCACCTCTCGATGATGTGCGAGTTAGAACTAAAAATatga
- the YKU70 gene encoding ATP-dependent DNA helicase YKU70 (similar to uniprot|P32807 Saccharomyces cerevisiae YMR284W YKU70 Forms heterodimer with Yku80p known as Ku binds chromosome ends and is involved in maintaining normal telomere length and structure in addition to participating in the formation of silent chromatin at telomere-proximal genes), whose protein sequence is MDATVGNEGKDSESKYKKFEVHEGIIFCVELSEAMFKEPFDLNKVQLLEILETLLELMTQVIIILPGTGIGCFFFQCSHEGAKGGIYEFLPLLDVNARSMKKLNDLLDDLKMNITTLNEQFPFNDKQNTSLEAVFVLLQEQFSRSVQGQKAYNNKKIFLFTDNDRPKESDDREAKNRLRKVIDDLDDSFINIIPFFVGSEQRPFDQSFYSDILKLGAKKKASDGPFKYEGPNTTPISAKLIKSRVLRKKEIKRVRFQCSLILNEASDFQVSIKGYTTISHERAGSKYKQVYDHDGLRKEALSHRKYLDANTGEDVTERVVKVFKFAEVDIELSEDEIAKMNRDYSSYDSFLKLVGFRDTNRCVFYFNNISNSSFVVPDDSVFKGSIKTMASLFRKLREKQKSAVVWGKLKSNSNPSLYTLTPSNFNDHNEGFYLTRVPFIDEIRKFPPTAYHGNLSKTKTFEQMCKITETLISYFSLRHSYRPSDFENPTLQKHFELLHDYLLQVEVDPTSGSKEHLLKKDDTLLKLHQVRAKILESAESDDPVQARLSNYVKAWNSMYNRELNGDLEPETTSKKSKK, encoded by the coding sequence ATGGATGCAACGGTGGGAAACGAGGGAAAAGACTCAGAATCAAAATATAAGAAGTTCGAAGTTCATGAAGGTATCATTTTTTGCGTTGAGCTCTCTGAAGCTATGTTCAAAGAGCCCTTTGATCTCAACAAAGTTCAACTCCTCGAAATACTGGAAACTCTTCTCGAGCTCATGACACAAGTCATAATAATCCTGCCCGGTACAGGAATTGgatgcttctttttccaaTGCAGTCATGAAGGTGCAAAAGGCGGCATCTATGAGTTTTTACCCTTGCTTGACGTCAATGCTAGAAGcatgaagaagctcaatgATCTACTTGACGATCTAAAGATGAATATTACTACTTTAAATGAGCAATTCCCATTCAATGACAAGCAAAACACGTCGCTTGAAGCAGTATTTGTACTTTTGCAGGAGCAGTTTTCTCGAAGCGTGCAGGGGCAGAAAGCCTATAATAACAAGAAGATATTTCTATTCACCGATAATGACCGTCCAAAAGAGTCAGACGACCGTGAAGCTAAAAACAGGCTTCGGAAAGTCATCGATGACCTCGATGATTCATTCATAAACATCATCcctttttttgttggttCTGAGCAGAGACCTTTTGATCAAAGCTTCTATAGCGACATACTTAAGCTGGgtgcaaagaaaaaagcaTCAGATGGCCCCTTTAAGTATGAAGGCCCTAACACGACGCCAATAAGCGCTAAGCTCATTAAATCTCGCGTGCTTAGAAAGaaggaaatcaaaagaGTTCGCTTCCAATGTTCTTTAATACTTAACGAAGCCTCAGACTTTCAAGTGTCAATCAAAGGGTACACAACAATATCCCACGAAAGAGCAGGCTCAAAATACAAACAGGTATATGATCATGACGGACTACGGAAGGAAGCTTTGTCCCACCGCAAGTATTTGGACGCCAATACAGGAGAAGATGTCACCGAAAGAGTtgtcaaagtcttcaagtTTGCCGAGGTGGATATTGAGCTTTCAGAAGACGAGATCGCAAAAATGAATAGAGACTATTCTTCTTACGATTCGTTCCTGAAACTGGTTGGGTTTCGAGACACAAATAGATGCGTGTTttacttcaacaacatcagcaACAGTTCTTTCGTTGTTCCGGATGATTCTGTATTTAAAGGTTCCATCAAAACAATGGCATCTTTATTCAGAAAACTCagagagaagcaaaagtCTGCTGTAGTCTGGGGGAAGCTGAAAAGTAATTCCAACCCGTCATTGTACACTTTGACACCTTCAAACTTCAATGATCATAACGAAGGATTTTACTTGACAAGAGTACCTTTCATAGATGAGATACGAAAGTTCCCCCCCACAGCCTATCATGGGAACTTGtccaaaaccaaaaccTTCGAGCAAATGTGCAAAATCACAGAAACGCTGATAAGCTATTTTAGTTTAAGACATTCCTACAGACCTTCTGATTTCGAAAACCcaactcttcaaaagcacttTGAATTATTGCATGATTACCTACTACAAGTCGAAGTTGACCCCACTTCAGGATCCAAAGAGcaccttttgaagaaagatgatACTCTGCTAAAGCTACACCAGGTACGAGCAAAAATACTGGAGTCAGCAGAATCAGACGACCCGGTTCAGGCCAGACTCAGTAATTATGTAAAGGCCTGGAACAGCATGTATAATCGAGAACTCAACGGAGATCTGGAGCCTGAAACTACTTCcaagaaatcaaagaaataa